The following proteins come from a genomic window of Ilumatobacter coccineus YM16-304:
- a CDS encoding pirin family protein, producing the protein MSTIIAVEPLQRPWQALDPFIIAAHHPDAYPAANGELGPRADLSQRTTGNDFTSTDGWNMYFGQDVPGFPRHPHRGFETVTFARRGWCDHADSLGATGRYGHGDVQWMTAGSGINHSEMFPLLDDAAPNPLDLFQIWINLPARSKFVDPGYQMLWQRDIPLVDDGNGCVVTVIAGDFDGHQPPSPPTDSWAHAAGNDVAIWHIELQPGASCILPRAQATSNRMLYAFDGGPLQIDETPVPDQTATRLRPDGDTRIVACEGQAVSCFVLQGRPIGEPVVASGPFVMNSDEEIAEAYADYRKTSFGGWPFVEPGPTHGTSPVSFARHPDGRFETIERLPELTSRPH; encoded by the coding sequence ATGTCGACCATCATCGCCGTCGAGCCATTGCAACGGCCTTGGCAGGCGCTCGACCCGTTCATCATTGCCGCCCACCACCCGGACGCCTACCCCGCCGCCAACGGCGAACTCGGACCGAGAGCCGACCTCTCCCAGCGAACGACCGGCAACGACTTCACGTCGACCGACGGCTGGAACATGTACTTCGGGCAGGACGTCCCAGGCTTTCCTCGGCACCCTCACCGCGGTTTCGAGACCGTCACCTTCGCCCGACGCGGGTGGTGCGACCACGCTGATTCTCTTGGAGCCACCGGCCGCTACGGGCACGGCGACGTCCAGTGGATGACCGCCGGGAGCGGAATCAACCACTCCGAGATGTTCCCACTCCTCGACGACGCAGCACCGAATCCGCTCGACTTGTTCCAGATCTGGATCAACCTGCCGGCCCGGTCCAAGTTCGTCGACCCCGGATACCAGATGCTCTGGCAGCGCGACATCCCCCTGGTTGATGACGGCAACGGTTGCGTGGTCACCGTCATCGCAGGCGACTTCGACGGGCACCAACCACCGTCGCCTCCAACCGATTCATGGGCGCATGCCGCCGGCAACGACGTCGCCATCTGGCACATCGAACTGCAGCCCGGCGCATCCTGCATACTCCCCCGAGCCCAGGCCACCAGCAACCGCATGCTCTACGCGTTCGACGGCGGCCCCCTCCAGATCGACGAGACCCCCGTGCCCGACCAGACCGCGACGAGGTTGCGGCCTGATGGCGACACGCGGATCGTCGCCTGCGAGGGCCAAGCGGTGTCGTGCTTCGTTCTGCAGGGTCGACCAATCGGGGAACCGGTGGTGGCCAGCGGACCGTTCGTTATGAACTCCGACGAAGAGATCGCCGAGGCCTACGCCGACTACCGCAAGACGTCGTTCGGCGGATGGCCCTTCGTCGAGCCCGGCCCCACCCACGGCACCAGCCCCGTCTCCTTCGCGCGGCATCCCGACGGTCGTTTCGAAACCATCGAGAGGCTGCCAGAGCTCACCAGCCGGCCGCACTGA
- a CDS encoding acetoacetate decarboxylase family protein: MPAHADPLGFDSASFRGLDLLRFTYTTDAETVAQILPAELEIDDEPTANFVFASYRFSTAGAFREVVQSVEVRFEGQPFSYVPHIFVPNERAMLAGREREGLPKLTAAIDFDIHAPSPDGLISAELRRPTQVLLAQGIFQPAELVATVSPEQPLPPSPPMLGLRVFGGAVPGRPPAVRELVPSRMEFRTAEIWSGAGSLNLTGASDLSPLHLVPIVGPVDAVLLRDVDAVLHRATTTYPI, from the coding sequence ATGCCAGCCCACGCAGATCCGCTCGGATTCGACTCGGCCTCGTTCCGGGGCCTCGATCTGCTGCGTTTCACGTACACCACCGACGCCGAGACGGTCGCACAGATCCTGCCCGCCGAACTCGAGATCGACGACGAGCCGACCGCCAACTTCGTGTTCGCTTCGTATCGATTCAGCACCGCTGGGGCCTTTCGGGAGGTCGTGCAGTCCGTCGAGGTCCGGTTCGAAGGACAGCCGTTCTCGTACGTGCCGCACATCTTCGTGCCGAACGAGCGGGCAATGCTCGCCGGACGCGAGCGAGAAGGGCTACCCAAGCTCACCGCGGCCATCGACTTCGACATCCACGCACCGTCACCGGACGGTCTGATCTCGGCCGAGCTGCGCCGGCCCACTCAGGTGCTGCTCGCCCAGGGCATCTTCCAGCCCGCAGAACTGGTCGCCACAGTGTCGCCGGAACAGCCTCTGCCACCGTCCCCGCCGATGCTCGGCTTGCGAGTCTTCGGCGGAGCGGTTCCGGGCCGCCCGCCAGCGGTCCGCGAACTCGTCCCGTCCCGGATGGAGTTCCGCACCGCCGAGATATGGAGCGGCGCCGGTTCTTTGAACCTCACCGGCGCCTCCGATCTCAGCCCGCTGCATCTCGTGCCAATCGTCGGACCGGTCGACGCGGTGCTGCTGCGTGATGTCGATGCGGTGCTGCACCGGGCGACCACGACCTATCCGATCTAG
- a CDS encoding ASCH domain-containing protein, with protein sequence MSETETARSSESYWADFLSETGRAEDTPLYDVFHFDDNERDADELAALVLRGTKRATASLQCEYGDDSKRAPMPGDLSVVTTWAGAPVCIIETTAVDVTGFDDVDEDFAAAEGEGDGSLRHWREVHEAYFGRVCERLGREPSDGMPVVCERFRVVYPER encoded by the coding sequence ATGTCCGAAACGGAGACCGCTCGCTCGTCGGAAAGCTACTGGGCCGACTTCCTGTCGGAGACCGGGCGCGCCGAGGACACGCCGCTGTACGACGTGTTCCACTTCGACGACAACGAGCGCGACGCCGACGAACTGGCCGCACTCGTGCTGCGCGGGACGAAGCGGGCGACCGCCTCGTTGCAGTGCGAATACGGCGACGACAGCAAGCGGGCTCCGATGCCCGGGGATCTCAGCGTGGTCACGACCTGGGCCGGGGCACCGGTGTGCATCATCGAGACCACGGCAGTCGATGTCACCGGATTCGACGATGTCGACGAAGACTTCGCCGCGGCCGAAGGGGAGGGAGACGGTTCGCTACGACACTGGCGGGAGGTGCACGAGGCGTACTTCGGGCGCGTGTGCGAGCGCCTCGGACGCGAACCGTCCGACGGTATGCCGGTCGTCTGTGAGCGGTTCCGAGTCGTGTATCCCGAGCGCTGA
- a CDS encoding potassium channel family protein, whose product MLKSLGATLLQVTQRLRPEDGPSGSGHYDRAEFAARRTERRRRRKTFIVLTVVFVVMVGVFSGLFHELMDREGRSFSWPTSIYWTLTTMTTLGFGDITFESDAGRIFSVVVLLSGSTFLLVMLPFVFIQFVFIPWMNERDRRRAPRKLPSSTTGHVIVTATGPVEEALIDRADQAEVPYVVIVEDVDAAGRFHDEGRTVMVGALDDPNTYINARVDQAAVVVATQNDQTNTNIAFTVREIAPNVDIVASANSPASVDILEIAGADSVVQLGEILGEAMAARTLGVGGRSHRIGAFAGLQIAEAGAAGTDLIDHTLAESRLRARFGVGIIGVWDRGKFEVATADTRLRDSSMLLLAGTDDQLAAYDREFVTASPKATKAVIIGGGRVGRAVGRAIGDEGIEFSIVDKLAERQRDGVRYVIGDAADREILEEAGIDDAAAVLITTHDDNVNVYLTRYCRGLRPDVRIVSRARLDRNVSTLYRAGADAVLSYAGTGSAAIWNHFRGDETLLVAHGLNIFRAPVPRELVGRTLAEAHVYRRTQCNVVAVETDGVISGNPDAHAPLPASGELILVGTDEAEAKFSDVYAHARRRRRQAE is encoded by the coding sequence ATGCTGAAGTCGCTCGGCGCGACCCTGCTCCAAGTGACGCAGCGGCTGCGCCCCGAAGACGGCCCGTCCGGGTCGGGTCACTACGACCGCGCCGAGTTCGCGGCCCGCCGGACCGAGCGTCGTCGTCGACGCAAGACGTTCATCGTCCTGACCGTCGTCTTCGTCGTGATGGTCGGCGTCTTCAGCGGCCTGTTCCACGAACTGATGGACCGCGAGGGCCGTTCGTTCTCGTGGCCGACCAGCATCTACTGGACGCTGACCACGATGACGACGCTCGGTTTCGGCGACATCACGTTCGAATCCGACGCCGGGCGCATCTTCTCGGTCGTCGTGCTGCTGTCCGGGTCGACGTTCCTGCTGGTGATGTTGCCATTCGTGTTCATCCAGTTCGTGTTCATCCCGTGGATGAACGAACGCGATCGACGCCGGGCGCCGCGCAAGCTGCCGTCGTCGACGACCGGGCACGTCATCGTCACCGCCACAGGACCGGTCGAGGAGGCACTGATCGACCGGGCCGACCAGGCCGAAGTTCCCTACGTCGTGATCGTCGAAGACGTCGATGCAGCCGGACGGTTCCACGACGAGGGACGCACGGTGATGGTCGGCGCGCTCGACGACCCGAACACGTACATCAACGCACGCGTCGACCAGGCCGCGGTCGTGGTCGCGACGCAGAACGATCAGACGAACACCAACATCGCCTTCACCGTCCGCGAGATCGCGCCGAACGTCGACATCGTGGCCAGCGCCAACTCGCCGGCCTCGGTCGACATCTTGGAGATCGCAGGCGCCGACAGCGTCGTACAACTCGGCGAGATCCTCGGCGAGGCGATGGCAGCCCGCACGCTCGGCGTCGGCGGACGCAGCCACCGGATCGGGGCATTCGCCGGTCTGCAGATCGCCGAGGCCGGCGCGGCCGGCACCGACCTCATCGATCACACGCTGGCCGAGTCACGGCTCCGGGCACGTTTCGGGGTCGGCATCATCGGAGTGTGGGACCGCGGCAAGTTCGAGGTGGCGACGGCCGACACGCGTCTGCGCGACTCGTCGATGCTGCTGCTCGCCGGCACCGACGACCAGCTCGCCGCGTACGACCGGGAGTTCGTCACCGCCTCGCCCAAGGCGACCAAGGCAGTGATCATCGGGGGCGGTCGAGTCGGGCGAGCGGTCGGGCGCGCCATCGGCGACGAGGGCATCGAGTTCTCGATCGTCGACAAGTTGGCCGAACGACAGCGCGACGGGGTGCGCTACGTCATCGGCGACGCCGCCGACCGCGAGATCCTCGAAGAGGCCGGTATCGACGACGCCGCCGCCGTCTTGATCACCACCCACGACGACAACGTCAACGTGTACCTGACGCGTTACTGCCGCGGGCTGCGACCCGACGTGCGGATCGTGTCTCGTGCACGGCTGGACCGCAACGTCTCGACGCTCTACCGGGCCGGTGCCGACGCCGTGCTGTCGTATGCCGGAACCGGATCGGCTGCGATCTGGAACCACTTCCGCGGTGACGAGACGCTGCTCGTCGCCCACGGACTCAACATCTTCCGGGCGCCCGTCCCGCGCGAGCTCGTCGGGCGAACGCTCGCCGAGGCGCACGTGTACCGCCGCACCCAGTGCAACGTCGTCGCGGTCGAGACCGACGGCGTGATCAGCGGCAACCCCGACGCTCACGCTCCGCTCCCGGCGAGCGGCGAACTGATCCTCGTCGGCACCGACGAAGCCGAAGCCAAGTTCTCCGACGTGTACGCCCATGCCCGTCGGCGTCGCCGCCAAGCCGAGTGA
- the ppgK gene encoding polyphosphate--glucose phosphotransferase, with protein MSILGIDVGGSGVKGAIVDTQSGELLSERIRIETPTPPTPANIAGVVQQIVSHLDYSGPVGCSFPTVVVEGKSLTAGNIDTAWRGTQVDELFGEATGLEFVVHNDADVAGIAEMTLGAGRGLSGTTIMITIGTGLGSGVFFDGMLIPNIELGRMPGHDGEPIEFYAGDRARKADGLGWDEWGERFNYFLQRVARVFTPAHFILGGGASKKLHKFGDKLDVDASIHVAHFRNNAGIVGAALAARDGGLRTGTGTGLH; from the coding sequence GTGAGCATCCTCGGAATCGACGTGGGCGGATCGGGTGTGAAGGGCGCGATCGTCGACACCCAGTCCGGCGAATTGCTGAGCGAGCGGATCCGCATCGAGACACCGACGCCGCCGACACCGGCGAACATCGCGGGTGTCGTGCAGCAGATCGTCTCCCATCTCGACTACAGCGGCCCGGTCGGCTGCAGTTTCCCGACGGTCGTCGTCGAGGGGAAGTCGCTCACCGCCGGCAACATCGACACCGCCTGGCGCGGCACGCAGGTCGATGAGCTCTTCGGCGAGGCGACCGGTCTCGAGTTCGTGGTGCACAACGACGCCGATGTCGCCGGGATCGCCGAGATGACGCTCGGCGCAGGGCGCGGGCTGTCGGGGACGACGATCATGATCACGATCGGCACGGGTCTCGGCTCCGGCGTCTTCTTCGACGGCATGCTGATCCCGAACATCGAACTGGGTCGGATGCCGGGCCACGACGGCGAACCGATCGAGTTCTATGCGGGCGACCGGGCGCGGAAGGCCGACGGTCTCGGTTGGGACGAGTGGGGTGAGCGGTTCAACTACTTCCTGCAACGAGTGGCGCGGGTGTTCACCCCGGCCCACTTCATCCTCGGTGGCGGTGCGAGCAAGAAGCTGCACAAGTTCGGCGACAAACTCGATGTCGATGCGTCGATCCACGTCGCGCACTTCCGCAACAATGCCGGCATCGTCGGCGCGGCGCTCGCCGCTCGCGACGGCGGCCTGCGCACCGGCACCGGCACGGGACTTCACTGA
- a CDS encoding SGNH/GDSL hydrolase family protein has translation MPGRRTVIERFCACAVALVAVLTASIQDVADAVDDTPPAAESSALPTTDPLRDLAGLDGTAAGALATATRVDPPKQRVLMVGDSTLAAVRNATASQALLVGFDPVLDAQGCRRLVWPSCWSDSDLRTPNTVEEAILGTPGPLDVVVVMSGHNDWHDPFGSFVDTIMNAARSKGATRVVWLTLSVGQQPGSGATAIGVYEENTRLLWASAPRHPDLVVADWRTYNQRSAGWMSPDGVHLETRGAFGLADYISRWIAHLDGRACTAPLDPGGPVATPCPNPNTMTRVPNITGLYGI, from the coding sequence ATGCCTGGACGTCGGACGGTCATCGAGCGCTTCTGCGCGTGCGCCGTCGCGCTCGTCGCCGTTCTGACCGCGTCGATCCAAGACGTAGCGGATGCGGTCGACGACACGCCACCGGCGGCCGAATCGAGCGCCTTGCCAACCACCGACCCTCTGCGCGACCTCGCCGGGCTCGACGGGACGGCGGCCGGCGCGCTCGCCACCGCCACACGCGTCGATCCTCCGAAACAGCGTGTGCTGATGGTCGGCGACTCGACCCTCGCCGCCGTGCGCAATGCCACCGCGTCGCAGGCGCTCCTCGTCGGATTCGACCCCGTCCTCGACGCGCAGGGATGCCGCCGGCTCGTGTGGCCGTCGTGCTGGAGCGACAGCGACCTGCGCACACCGAACACCGTCGAAGAGGCGATCCTCGGCACGCCCGGCCCGCTCGACGTGGTCGTCGTGATGTCGGGCCACAACGACTGGCACGACCCGTTCGGGTCGTTCGTCGACACGATCATGAACGCTGCCCGATCGAAGGGCGCGACGCGTGTTGTCTGGCTGACGCTCAGCGTCGGTCAGCAGCCGGGGTCGGGCGCGACGGCGATCGGTGTGTACGAGGAGAACACCCGTCTGCTGTGGGCGTCGGCTCCTCGCCACCCCGACCTCGTCGTCGCGGACTGGCGGACGTACAACCAGCGTTCGGCGGGCTGGATGAGCCCCGACGGGGTGCACCTCGAGACGAGGGGAGCGTTCGGCCTCGCCGACTACATCTCGCGGTGGATCGCTCACCTCGACGGCCGAGCGTGCACCGCACCGCTCGACCCGGGTGGCCCGGTGGCGACGCCGTGCCCGAACCCGAACACGATGACCCGCGTTCCCAACATCACCGGCCTCTACGGAATCTGA
- a CDS encoding MFS transporter, whose product MAATPVRRSRIQVAALAGASVGGLEATASFVVFPEIRDTIGGGNGAAASWTLTVAGIVGAGVLLQAGRLADRFGHERLFRTGVTGFTVFSLIAAVSPTLWMLVAARAMQALSLSVMSPSSFALILRDVPHHQRSRTIGIWGAVTAVAGVVGAPLAGLLVDVGSWRAAFIVFATLAGSIAVLAWTAPKTAPARTVATPLDLFGAITIVLGLGLLVLVLVEGNDWGWLSSRALLVAASAVALIAIAVQRSAGRVDPVIPLDLLCERNMALACVLSLTTAIGFFAHWLIVLTLLTDLWELSLLSAAIAACLMPLCMSVVVVPAGNAIDRFGFRRVMVPGALLYAALFAVPAIGLGADTNWWVLGPALVGAGIGMATVWPPLTGAGTSHVPPERLATATALIHTFQRIGGALGSAIAVAWIASGTRGEVATNRDPIWMLVVVGLFGALGSAMFRRDAAPSR is encoded by the coding sequence GTGGCGGCCACACCGGTCCGACGATCTCGGATCCAGGTCGCGGCGCTCGCCGGCGCCTCCGTCGGCGGGCTCGAGGCCACGGCGTCGTTCGTCGTTTTCCCCGAGATCCGCGACACGATCGGCGGAGGAAACGGCGCGGCCGCGTCGTGGACGCTGACCGTCGCCGGGATCGTCGGAGCAGGCGTCCTGCTCCAGGCCGGGCGTCTGGCGGATCGGTTCGGTCACGAGCGGTTGTTCCGAACGGGCGTGACCGGCTTCACCGTGTTCTCGTTGATCGCCGCGGTCTCGCCGACGCTCTGGATGCTGGTTGCGGCGCGAGCCATGCAGGCGCTCTCGCTGTCGGTGATGTCACCGAGTTCGTTTGCGCTGATCCTGCGCGACGTGCCGCACCATCAGCGCAGTCGAACCATCGGCATCTGGGGTGCGGTGACCGCAGTTGCCGGGGTGGTCGGCGCTCCCCTGGCGGGCCTCCTCGTCGACGTCGGATCGTGGCGCGCGGCGTTCATCGTGTTCGCCACGCTCGCCGGCTCGATCGCTGTGCTCGCGTGGACGGCACCGAAGACCGCACCGGCGAGGACGGTCGCGACTCCGCTCGATCTGTTCGGTGCGATCACGATCGTGCTCGGCCTCGGCTTGCTGGTGCTCGTGCTCGTCGAGGGCAACGACTGGGGTTGGCTGTCGTCTCGGGCGTTGCTGGTCGCCGCATCGGCGGTGGCGCTGATCGCCATCGCCGTCCAACGCTCCGCCGGTCGGGTCGACCCGGTGATTCCGCTCGACCTGCTCTGTGAGCGCAACATGGCGCTCGCCTGTGTGCTGAGTCTCACGACGGCCATCGGGTTCTTCGCCCACTGGTTGATCGTCCTGACGCTGCTGACTGATCTCTGGGAACTCAGTCTGCTCTCGGCGGCGATCGCCGCGTGCCTGATGCCGTTGTGCATGTCGGTCGTCGTCGTTCCGGCCGGCAACGCCATCGACCGGTTCGGGTTCCGGCGGGTCATGGTTCCCGGGGCGCTCCTCTACGCCGCACTGTTCGCCGTACCGGCAATCGGACTGGGCGCCGACACCAACTGGTGGGTGCTCGGCCCGGCGCTGGTCGGAGCGGGTATCGGTATGGCGACCGTCTGGCCGCCGCTCACCGGTGCCGGTACGTCGCACGTTCCACCCGAACGACTCGCCACCGCGACCGCGCTGATCCACACGTTCCAACGGATCGGCGGTGCGCTCGGTTCGGCGATCGCCGTGGCCTGGATCGCGTCGGGCACGCGTGGCGAGGTGGCGACCAACCGCGATCCGATCTGGATGCTGGTGGTCGTCGGACTGTTCGGCGCACTCGGTTCGGCGATGTTCCGTCGCGACGCCGCGCCGTCACGCTGA
- a CDS encoding NAD(P)H-binding protein, with protein sequence MSLLVSIVGGHGQIARQLTTKLVDRGHSVRGLVRSSDQFDDLRSDGAEPVECDVEEADASALDAALADSDVVVFAAGAGPGSGAERKRSLDRDGAIASVESAARVGAGRFVIISSMGADDPPSDIDDDDTFGIYLQAKHDADVAVRVTAEQSALAYTIVRPGGLTDDDATGEVTLAESVDRAEIPRRDVAEVLAELIDSGTGADRTVEVISGSTPIPDAVRTLA encoded by the coding sequence ATGTCACTTCTCGTCTCCATCGTCGGCGGCCACGGCCAGATCGCCCGCCAGCTGACCACGAAACTCGTCGATCGAGGCCATTCCGTGCGTGGGCTGGTGCGTTCGTCCGACCAGTTCGACGACCTGCGTTCCGATGGCGCCGAACCGGTCGAGTGCGACGTGGAGGAGGCCGATGCTTCGGCACTCGACGCCGCGCTGGCCGACAGCGACGTGGTCGTGTTCGCCGCCGGAGCCGGACCTGGTAGCGGGGCCGAACGCAAGCGTTCGCTCGACCGCGACGGCGCGATCGCGTCGGTGGAGTCGGCCGCTCGCGTGGGTGCCGGCCGCTTCGTCATCATCAGTTCGATGGGCGCCGATGATCCCCCGTCCGACATCGACGACGACGACACCTTCGGCATCTATCTCCAGGCCAAGCACGATGCCGACGTCGCCGTGCGTGTCACAGCGGAGCAGTCGGCGCTCGCGTACACGATCGTTCGACCCGGTGGTCTCACCGACGACGATGCGACAGGCGAGGTCACCCTCGCCGAGAGCGTCGACCGGGCCGAGATCCCGCGCCGCGACGTCGCCGAGGTGCTCGCCGAACTGATCGACTCGGGTACCGGCGCTGACCGAACCGTCGAGGTGATCTCGGGGTCGACACCGATCCCCGACGCCGTCCGCACCCTCGCCTGA
- a CDS encoding enoyl-CoA hydratase/isomerase family protein yields the protein MSEHEHLLLDVEDSIATITIDRAEKRNAMTFEMLNGFISLVREAGERDDVRVVIVTGRPGVFCAGIDLAALAGATGSLTADDEPQVRGEADEADVWWPLVSCPKPVIGAIDGPAVGMGAEFSSQCDVRIGTPNSRFAWNFAHRGLVPDTGAGTWLLPRLVGHQRALQLLYSGEFISADDALDIGYLAEIVPADDLQQRARELAQSFLVGSPFSHRRMKELVYEGLARDVGAHMEAHVAALKQCFSSNDHKEGVASFLERRPATFTGT from the coding sequence ATGAGCGAACACGAACACCTGCTCCTCGACGTCGAGGATTCGATCGCCACCATCACGATCGACCGTGCCGAGAAGCGCAACGCGATGACCTTCGAGATGCTCAACGGCTTCATCTCGCTCGTGCGAGAAGCAGGGGAGCGAGACGACGTCCGAGTCGTGATCGTCACCGGGCGACCCGGCGTGTTCTGCGCAGGAATCGACCTCGCCGCGCTCGCCGGAGCGACCGGCAGCCTCACGGCCGACGACGAGCCACAGGTGCGCGGCGAAGCCGACGAAGCCGACGTGTGGTGGCCGCTCGTCTCGTGCCCCAAGCCCGTCATCGGAGCGATCGACGGCCCTGCCGTCGGCATGGGAGCCGAGTTCTCCAGCCAGTGCGACGTCCGTATCGGCACCCCCAACAGCCGCTTCGCCTGGAACTTCGCGCACCGCGGGCTCGTCCCCGACACCGGTGCCGGCACCTGGCTGCTGCCACGCCTCGTCGGCCATCAGCGGGCACTCCAGTTGTTGTACTCCGGCGAGTTCATCAGCGCCGACGACGCCCTCGACATCGGCTACCTCGCCGAGATCGTCCCGGCCGACGACCTGCAACAGCGTGCTCGCGAACTGGCCCAATCGTTCCTCGTCGGCTCGCCGTTCTCACACCGACGCATGAAAGAACTCGTCTACGAAGGACTCGCTCGCGACGTCGGCGCACACATGGAAGCACACGTCGCCGCGCTCAAGCAGTGCTTCTCGTCGAACGACCACAAGGAAGGCGTTGCGTCGTTCCTCGAACGTCGCCCGGCCACCTTCACGGGCACCTGA
- the bcp gene encoding thioredoxin-dependent thiol peroxidase, with protein MPTPAATPAEGKKAPAFTLLDQNETKVQLSKLAGRKRLVYFYPRASTPGCTTQACGLRDIAGEIGDTVILGISPDKPASLKKFDDKYDLGFTLLSDLDHAIAEKYGVWVEKKNYGKTYMGVQRSAFLLDEDGKVIKAWPKISPKDTPTNLLAALAES; from the coding sequence ATGCCGACACCAGCCGCAACACCAGCAGAGGGCAAGAAGGCGCCCGCGTTCACGTTGCTCGACCAGAACGAGACCAAGGTGCAGCTCTCGAAGCTCGCCGGGCGCAAGCGCCTCGTCTACTTCTACCCACGGGCCTCCACGCCGGGTTGCACCACCCAGGCGTGCGGTCTTCGAGACATCGCCGGTGAGATCGGCGACACCGTCATCCTCGGTATCAGCCCCGACAAGCCGGCCAGCCTCAAGAAGTTCGACGACAAGTACGACCTCGGCTTCACGCTGCTCTCCGACCTCGACCACGCCATTGCCGAGAAGTACGGCGTGTGGGTCGAGAAGAAGAACTACGGCAAGACCTACATGGGTGTGCAGCGCTCGGCGTTCCTGCTCGACGAGGACGGCAAGGTGATCAAGGCGTGGCCGAAGATCAGCCCCAAAGACACGCCGACCAACCTCCTCGCCGCGCTCGCCGAGAGCTGA
- a CDS encoding YceI family protein, whose translation MNSKLLKVLAAATVAVLLVAAAGVWWFFRGDPVDEVSLEAATESVITADAAADDGTATPSGEVAAVTATDLSGTWTVDTTSGDFDYESATGSFVGFRIEEELSGIGSTTAVGRTGDVEGGIVIDGTTVTDVTFDVDVTTITTEDSRRDHNVQDALDTGEYPTASFALTEPIELTDAALAGEPFAATGTGQLTIHGTTRDVEIGLDAQLVADTIVIVGSTDITFSDYGVDVPDSQIVVSVDDFGVLELQLLLVR comes from the coding sequence ATGAACTCGAAACTGTTGAAAGTGCTCGCCGCGGCCACCGTCGCCGTGCTGTTGGTCGCCGCCGCCGGTGTGTGGTGGTTCTTCCGTGGCGATCCCGTCGACGAGGTGAGTCTCGAGGCAGCCACCGAATCGGTCATCACCGCCGACGCTGCAGCTGACGACGGCACCGCAACGCCTTCCGGCGAGGTCGCCGCGGTGACCGCGACCGACCTCAGCGGCACCTGGACGGTCGACACGACGTCGGGCGACTTCGACTACGAGTCGGCCACCGGATCGTTCGTCGGCTTCCGGATCGAGGAGGAACTGAGCGGAATCGGTTCGACCACGGCGGTCGGTCGCACGGGAGACGTCGAGGGCGGCATCGTGATCGACGGCACCACGGTGACCGACGTGACGTTCGACGTCGACGTCACCACGATCACCACCGAGGACTCGCGGCGTGACCACAACGTGCAGGACGCGCTCGACACCGGCGAGTACCCGACGGCGTCGTTCGCGCTCACCGAGCCGATCGAACTCACCGATGCCGCGCTCGCCGGAGAGCCGTTCGCAGCGACCGGAACCGGGCAGCTCACCATTCACGGCACGACCCGTGACGTCGAGATCGGCCTCGACGCACAGCTCGTGGCCGACACGATCGTGATCGTCGGCTCCACCGACATCACGTTCAGCGACTACGGCGTCGACGTTCCCGACAGTCAGATCGTCGTGTCGGTCGACGACTTCGGCGTCCTCGAGCTCCAACTGCTCCTGGTCCGCTGA